The Clavibacter capsici sequence CGCCTCTGCCGTCCTCGTTCGCGTGGCGACTCGGGCTGGGAGCGGATCCGCGTTCATCGACACGGTGAGGATGCGCGCGTACCGCTAGTCCGGTAGGGCCTCCGTACCGACGGATTGCCGCGGTGGCGACCGCGCCGCGTGGACCGCTTGAGGACTCGAGATGCACGAGCGCTCGTATCGATAATATTGCGCGAATCATGCTCGCCTTTTCTCGGTAGCAGCTTCGGCGCGCTTTCGCGACCCCACCCCCGGAATGTACGATGCCGCCCCAAAAAAGGGGGTAATCACCATTAAGGCATTGCCCATCGGCTTGATTCCCTGCGACAGTCGAGACCGAGTCCGGAATTAACATTCGCACCGGGCTTGCTCCGCCGACAGAACCAACGAGAGGCAAGAAAATGTCTGACATCTCATCTGAATTCGATCTCGACCCCAAGGTCGGTGCGTCCAGCGGGAATGCATCCCCGCAGACGACGCCCGTTTTCGGGCTCACATTCAAGCTGACCGTCAAGGTGTGCAGGACGATCATCACCACCACCGCCTGCGGCTCCACGCAGACGTCGGGTCGCTGCTGACACGAAGCCTGTGGGTGTTCCGGCGCACATGGCCGGAACACCCCTTTCCGCTTTGAAGCCCATGATCACGTACACGACTCACGCGATGGAAATCCTCGCGACACGCCTCGCGGACGAGGCAGCCATCCGCGCAGCCGTCTCGGACGCGGACGCTCTCGACGTGGGCATGTCATGGGACGGCCGCAATCTCGGCGATGGTCATGCCGGCGTCTCCTTGGCGCTGTTCGCGGCCACGCTGTCGACCGGCGTCGACTTCGATCGCGAGGCCATGGCGCATCTCCGCTCGGCGGTGCAGCTGAGCACTACCGCCCCCTTCACATCGCTGGGGCTCTTCGACGGAGCTGCCGGCCTGGCGTCTGCCATGGCGGAACGGTCCATCGTCGACGAACGGCTGCTCCCATCCGCAAGGCGATTCCATCAAGTCGTCGTCACGCAGCTAGGAGCCCGCACGCCGCCTCCTGAAGGTGGCTTCGCTGACGGGAGCCCGTATGACGTCATCTCCGGGGCAGCCGGTCAGCTCCTCTTCCTCTCCGCCGCCCCCCGAGCCGTGAGCGGTCCCGACGACGGGGCTGTTGCGTCCGGGCTCATGGACGTCCTCGCCGACCTGTTGCAGGCGAGCACCTCCGTGACGGAGGCCTTCACGGTGGACAGGCGCTACTTCATGCCGGGGAGCACGTACGAAGTGCTCTCGACCGGCGACTTCGTCGATCTCGGCACCGCACACGGCGTAGCGGGCATCGCGCTGGCCCTGGCGTCGGCCGCGAAGCGCTTCGGGGCACGACCTGTCGTCACCGACCAGCTCCGCCGGGTGAGGGACTGGCTGCTCGACATGGCCGTCCCGGAGCCGAGCGGATGCCTGCAATGGCCACGTGGACTGGAGGTGCACGGCTCCGTGACGATGCGCTCGACGGGGTCGGCGTGCGCCTGGTGCTTCGGGAGCAGCGGACCAGCCGTCGCCCTCCTCCGCATCGCCGAACTCCTCGGTGACGAAAGCTCGGCGTCCGGCATGCGGGCCTCCATCGAGTCGAACGTAGAGGCGTTCATCAGCACGCCGACGACCGACTTATCCTTGTGCCACGGCGCAGCAGGCATGCTGGTCTTGCATTCTGTGACGTCCCACGGCTCGACGGTGCCGTCGACACGCTGGGCCGCCAACGACGAGCTGCTCGTGAGCCGGATCATGCAGAGCATCGATACCGATGCCCCCTTCGGCATCGTCAGCGCGGGCCTCGACGGACAGCCCCTCCACGACCCCACCTTCCTGATGGGCGCGGCCGGCACCCTGGCCACGCTGGCAGGACGAACCCATGACGCCCAACCGATCTGGCACCGCTACTTCACCGGAGCACCCAATGAATGAACCCACCGCGCGCTACCGGTACCAGCCCGCCGGCTTCTCCATGACCCGCACCACCCTGAGCCCCCTCAAGCCCCTCATCGACGCCTACGCATCCGTCATCGACGCGGAGGCGTTGCGATCACTCATCGATCCTCGCCTCGAGGTGGCCATCGACTACGCCTCGCCCGGGCTGTCGTCGTGGTACCGGAGCGCGACCCCGCAGCAACTGAACATCGCCGAGTCCAACAAGGCACGCAGCCTGTTGCGCTACATCATCCGATCGCGCTCGAGGCCCACCCCGTTCGGCCTGTTCGCCGCGACCTCGGCCGGCCCCCTCGCAGACCCTGAGCACCCCGTCGACGCCGACACCGTGGACCCCGACGCGGTCATCGTGCACTCTCGACCGGACATGGCCCTGATCGACAGCCTCCATAGGAAGGAGATTCTGACCCTTCCGCCAGATGCTCCGGTGAGGAGCAATGCGCTCCGACGAGTGATCCACGGGCGCGTGAC is a genomic window containing:
- a CDS encoding FDLD family class I lanthipeptide — protein: MSDISSEFDLDPKVGASSGNASPQTTPVFGLTFKLTVKVCRTIITTTACGSTQTSGRC
- a CDS encoding lanthionine synthetase C family protein; translated protein: MITYTTHAMEILATRLADEAAIRAAVSDADALDVGMSWDGRNLGDGHAGVSLALFAATLSTGVDFDREAMAHLRSAVQLSTTAPFTSLGLFDGAAGLASAMAERSIVDERLLPSARRFHQVVVTQLGARTPPPEGGFADGSPYDVISGAAGQLLFLSAAPRAVSGPDDGAVASGLMDVLADLLQASTSVTEAFTVDRRYFMPGSTYEVLSTGDFVDLGTAHGVAGIALALASAAKRFGARPVVTDQLRRVRDWLLDMAVPEPSGCLQWPRGLEVHGSVTMRSTGSACAWCFGSSGPAVALLRIAELLGDESSASGMRASIESNVEAFISTPTTDLSLCHGAAGMLVLHSVTSHGSTVPSTRWAANDELLVSRIMQSIDTDAPFGIVSAGLDGQPLHDPTFLMGAAGTLATLAGRTHDAQPIWHRYFTGAPNE